One segment of Mus caroli unplaced genomic scaffold, CAROLI_EIJ_v1.1 scaffold_9213_1, whole genome shotgun sequence DNA contains the following:
- the LOC110289062 gene encoding lymphocyte antigen 6L, whose protein sequence is MTRLLLVLWGLLVSVELTGGMIVNEVPAQNLSCFQCFKVLQASKCHPIECQPNENVCVSNEVLLYTSTKRRTQISKRCATACPNSNTIIEWSLGNTQARITRRCCSGDRCNRAPGSWEGFWSLPGRLLLPMSLGLFCTLL, encoded by the exons ATGACCAGGCTTCTCCTGGTGCTGTGGGGATTGCTGGTGTCTGTGGAGCTCACCGGAGGCATGATTGTCAATGAGGTACCAG CGCAAAACCTGAGCTGCTTCCAGTGCTTCAAGGTTCTCCAGGCCAGCAAGTGTCACCCCATAGAGTGTCAGCCCAACGAAAACGTCTGTGTGAGCAATGAGGTTCTCCTTTACACGA GTACGAAGAGAAGAACTCAGATCAGCAAGCGCTGTGCCACCGCTTGTCCAAACTCCAATACTATCATTGAATGGTCATTGGGCAATACTCAGGCCAGGATCACCAGAAGATGCTGTTCTGGGGATCGCTGCAacagagcacctgggagttggGAGGGGTTCTGGTCCTTACCAGGGAGGCTCCTTCTGCCAATGAGTCTGGGCCTCTTTTGCACCCTGTTGTGA